In Burkholderia contaminans, the following proteins share a genomic window:
- a CDS encoding type IV pilus secretin PilQ, whose product MKTIRTRDARRDGDDGRSTCLCSAPRAAARSAPPAGRCATKRALAIAVALLACGGCAHVPNLHDDPTNAQVKIDAMHDRKEAVDDLLDNADAFRQKNEFDDAARSVYMAMQLDPTSERARRIGTMIDQDRKHLAILQEADRMMKRGSYAQAAERVHRVLVEDPANAMAARMQAELSEKRRQQHAERDDKLAASSIMRTPVSLQFRDANVRMVFEALSRTSGLNVIFDRDVRADLKTTIFVQNASLQDTVDMILLQNQLDKKQMNANTLFIYPATPAKELEYQELKVRTFQLSNVDAKQVQSLLKSLLKVKEAVIDERANTVTIRGTPDMIKVAEEMIAAQDLPEPEVMLEVEVLEVSHDRMSQLGINWPSSFTVSTPSSADTWGVLHHLPINALNVSSLSATADFKLTDTDANLLASPRIRARNKEKARIMIGDKVPVISSSSTPSTSGPSFTQMIQYLDVGIKLEVEPQVYRDGDVGIKLNLEVSNITNTISSGNSQGLSSLAYQIGTRSAATSLRLRDGETQIMGGLISDEDRRNANKVPGLGQLPVLGRLFSDHGGDHKKTEIVLQITPHIVRPQVAADADTQEVWSGTDVNVHADQLRLDPVALNAEAQNAEVTAAPTAKVVPGSVGGGTSGGRAPTPLEAAAIRAQPSPESGAFGQMPAAPRTTPPPEPYGGRFSRPQTALPAPAGGVGGAAAAEPPTGNEVAPAPGTTVTPVASPAPAEQSAAAANAPAAAPAAPPPTLQMPAGDIPSENPLRPVGK is encoded by the coding sequence ATGAAAACCATACGTACACGGGATGCGCGCCGCGATGGGGACGACGGCCGGTCGACATGTCTTTGCTCCGCCCCCCGGGCCGCTGCGCGATCGGCGCCGCCGGCCGGCCGCTGCGCGACGAAACGCGCGCTGGCGATCGCCGTGGCGCTGCTCGCGTGCGGCGGATGTGCGCACGTGCCGAACCTTCACGACGATCCGACCAACGCACAGGTGAAGATCGACGCAATGCACGACCGCAAGGAGGCCGTCGACGATCTGCTCGACAACGCGGACGCGTTTCGCCAGAAGAACGAGTTCGACGACGCGGCACGCTCCGTCTACATGGCGATGCAACTCGATCCGACCAGCGAGCGCGCGCGCCGGATCGGCACGATGATCGACCAGGACCGCAAGCATCTCGCGATTCTGCAGGAAGCGGACCGCATGATGAAGCGCGGTTCGTACGCGCAGGCGGCCGAGCGCGTGCATCGCGTGCTGGTCGAGGATCCGGCCAATGCGATGGCGGCACGCATGCAGGCGGAGCTCAGCGAGAAGCGCCGCCAGCAACACGCGGAGCGCGACGACAAGCTCGCGGCGTCGTCGATCATGCGCACGCCGGTATCGCTGCAGTTCCGCGACGCGAACGTGCGGATGGTGTTCGAGGCCTTGTCGCGGACATCCGGGCTGAACGTCATTTTCGATCGCGACGTGCGCGCCGACCTGAAGACGACGATCTTCGTGCAGAACGCGTCGCTGCAGGACACGGTCGACATGATCCTGCTGCAGAACCAGCTCGACAAGAAGCAGATGAACGCGAACACGCTGTTCATCTACCCGGCGACGCCGGCCAAGGAACTCGAGTACCAGGAGCTCAAGGTGCGGACGTTCCAGTTGTCGAACGTCGACGCGAAGCAGGTGCAGTCGCTGCTGAAGAGTCTGTTGAAGGTGAAGGAAGCCGTGATCGACGAGCGCGCGAACACGGTGACGATCCGCGGCACGCCCGACATGATCAAGGTCGCCGAGGAGATGATCGCCGCCCAGGACTTGCCGGAGCCGGAAGTCATGCTCGAGGTCGAGGTATTGGAGGTGTCGCATGACCGGATGTCGCAGTTGGGCATCAACTGGCCCAGCTCCTTTACGGTGTCGACGCCGAGCTCGGCCGACACCTGGGGCGTGCTGCACCATCTGCCGATCAATGCGCTGAACGTCAGCAGCCTGTCGGCCACCGCGGACTTCAAGCTGACCGATACCGACGCGAACCTGCTCGCGAGTCCGCGCATCCGCGCGCGCAACAAGGAGAAGGCGCGCATCATGATCGGCGACAAGGTCCCGGTGATTTCGAGCTCGAGCACGCCGAGCACCAGCGGTCCGTCGTTTACGCAGATGATCCAGTACCTCGACGTGGGCATCAAGCTCGAGGTCGAGCCGCAGGTCTATCGCGACGGTGACGTCGGCATCAAGCTGAATCTCGAGGTCAGCAACATCACCAACACGATCTCGAGCGGCAACTCGCAGGGGCTGAGTTCGCTCGCCTACCAGATCGGTACGCGCAGTGCGGCGACCAGCCTGCGGCTGCGGGACGGCGAAACGCAGATCATGGGCGGCCTGATTTCGGACGAGGATCGCCGCAACGCGAACAAGGTGCCGGGGCTCGGGCAGTTGCCGGTGCTCGGCCGCCTGTTCTCCGATCACGGCGGCGATCACAAGAAGACCGAGATCGTGCTGCAGATCACGCCGCATATCGTCCGGCCGCAGGTGGCGGCGGATGCGGACACCCAGGAAGTATGGTCGGGCACCGACGTCAACGTGCACGCCGACCAGCTGCGACTCGATCCGGTTGCGCTGAACGCGGAGGCGCAGAACGCCGAGGTAACCGCCGCGCCGACGGCGAAGGTCGTTCCGGGCAGCGTGGGGGGCGGGACGTCGGGCGGCAGGGCGCCGACGCCCCTGGAGGCTGCCGCGATCCGCGCGCAGCCGTCGCCCGAGAGCGGCGCGTTCGGTCAGATGCCGGCCGCACCGCGTACGACGCCGCCCCCCGAACCTTACGGCGGGCGGTTCTCGAGGCCGCAAACGGCGTTGCCTGCACCTGCCGGCGGGGTCGGCGGGGCAGCCGCGGCGGAGCCGCCCACGGGCAATGAAGTCGCGCCCGCGCCGGGCACTACCGTGACGCCGGTTGCGTCGCCCGCGCCGGCCGAGCAGTCTGCCGCGGCCGCCAATGCACCCGCCGCCGCACCGGCGGCCCCGCCCCCGACGCTGCAGATGCCGGCGGGCGACATTCCGAGCGAAAACCCGCTTCGCCCGGTCGGGAAGTGA
- a CDS encoding type II secretion system protein — translation MKLARIRRIRGFTLIEIVVVMALIGLLLTLAVPRYMHSIEHGKEQVRLQNLAVMRNAIDQYYGDNGQYPETLDELVAKHYLRAVPVDPVNGDDKWATLASPDENKPGVYDVGPASGAQGVLPGGAATAAAGAPAGAAK, via the coding sequence ATGAAACTCGCTCGCATCCGCAGGATCCGCGGCTTCACGCTGATCGAAATCGTGGTCGTGATGGCGCTCATCGGACTGCTTCTGACGTTGGCCGTGCCGCGCTACATGCACAGCATCGAGCATGGCAAGGAGCAGGTGAGGCTGCAGAACCTTGCGGTGATGCGCAATGCGATCGACCAGTATTACGGCGACAACGGGCAGTATCCCGAGACGCTTGACGAGCTGGTCGCGAAGCACTATTTGCGGGCGGTGCCGGTCGATCCGGTCAACGGCGACGACAAATGGGCGACGCTGGCATCGCCGGACGAGAACAAGCCCGGCGTGTACGACGTCGGGCCCGCGAGCGGCGCGCAGGGCGTGCTGCCGGGCGGTGCGGCGACAGCTGCGGCCGGGGCTCCGGCTGGGGCGGCGAAATGA
- a CDS encoding type II secretion system protein — protein sequence MAARNAATCVGRGSRTGQRGFTLIEMVITLALVAILALAIMPFSELLVQRQKEQALSAALREIRTALDAYKEASDAGKIDKEAESSGYPPSLTVLVTGVKNARDPKGGLVMFLRRVPRDPFFTGDPDTPDEDTWDVRAYGTPPEPAADGPPGGMEPGKDVFDVTSKSARIGINGIPYKQW from the coding sequence GTGGCCGCGCGCAATGCAGCGACTTGCGTCGGCCGCGGCAGCCGCACCGGCCAGCGCGGCTTCACGTTGATCGAGATGGTCATCACGCTCGCGCTCGTGGCGATCCTCGCGCTCGCAATCATGCCGTTCTCCGAATTGCTCGTGCAGCGGCAGAAGGAGCAGGCGTTGAGCGCCGCGTTGCGCGAGATCCGCACCGCGCTCGATGCGTACAAGGAGGCGAGCGACGCGGGGAAGATTGACAAGGAGGCCGAATCGTCCGGCTATCCGCCGTCGCTGACCGTGCTCGTGACGGGCGTGAAAAACGCCCGCGACCCGAAGGGCGGCCTGGTGATGTTCCTGCGCCGCGTGCCGCGCGATCCGTTCTTCACCGGAGACCCCGATACGCCGGACGAGGACACCTGGGACGTGCGTGCGTACGGCACGCCGCCGGAGCCCGCGGCCGATGGGCCTCCGGGGGGCATGGAGCCCGGCAAGGACGTGTTCGACGTGACGTCGAAATCGGCGCGTATCGGCATCAACGGCATTCCGTACAAACAGTGGTGA
- a CDS encoding GspE/PulE family protein, which yields MDTVTSPVDPDPDADAGRRDLRDLLRTLGERHGSGIRALEALTAHTALGADEIRERLAMQFRMKPIGIRELNRLEPDFELVPFVEAMARLCVCLRDPDSGALLFAVADPLDARTRGWVEHRMRAHPTLPYRWALASAGDLSAYLAVREKDIRAMDSLAFDDPIQCAPDPASLALTLQGISSDDSPVVRLLNSTIYDALKMLASDIHLECRAAGLMIKCRVDGVLTVVGRVEGRDVADQVLSRVKVISELDIAERRIPQDGRFKAMYAGREIDFRVSIMPNQFGEDAVLRILDRYQLSQASGGLTLEALGFQPADTRFMRSVASMPYGMLLVTGPTGSGKTTTLYAILTEINNGLEKIVTIEDPVEYQLGEILQIPVNEAKGLTFARGLRSILRHDPDKIMVGEIRDPETAQIAVQAALTGHQVFTTVHANNVFDVIGRFTNMEVDPYSFVSALNGVIAQRLLRQCCTDCLDEDTVDADALARSGIDPDTAGSYLFRRGTGCAMCRGSGYRGRRAIAEALRMNDELRQLLSERAPLGHIKAAALRYGMTTLRASALDLVRRGETTLEEINRVTMVE from the coding sequence ATGGACACCGTCACTTCTCCCGTCGATCCCGATCCCGACGCGGATGCCGGCCGGCGCGACCTGCGCGACCTGCTTCGCACGCTCGGCGAGCGCCACGGGTCCGGCATTCGCGCGCTCGAGGCGTTGACGGCGCACACGGCGCTCGGCGCGGACGAAATCCGCGAGCGGCTCGCCATGCAGTTCAGGATGAAGCCGATCGGCATACGCGAGCTGAACCGCCTGGAGCCGGATTTCGAGCTCGTGCCGTTCGTCGAGGCGATGGCGCGTCTCTGCGTGTGCCTGCGCGATCCCGACAGCGGCGCGCTGCTGTTCGCGGTCGCCGATCCGCTCGATGCCCGCACGCGCGGCTGGGTCGAACACCGGATGCGCGCGCATCCGACGCTGCCGTACCGATGGGCGCTCGCGAGCGCGGGCGACCTGAGTGCTTATCTTGCGGTGCGCGAGAAGGACATCCGCGCGATGGATTCGCTCGCGTTCGACGACCCGATCCAGTGCGCGCCCGATCCGGCGTCGCTCGCGTTGACGCTGCAGGGCATCAGCAGCGACGACAGCCCGGTGGTGCGCCTGCTCAATTCGACGATCTACGATGCGCTCAAGATGCTGGCGAGCGATATCCACCTCGAATGCAGGGCGGCCGGCTTGATGATCAAGTGCCGCGTCGACGGCGTGCTCACGGTGGTGGGGCGCGTGGAGGGGCGCGACGTCGCGGATCAGGTGCTGTCGCGCGTGAAGGTGATTTCCGAACTCGACATCGCGGAGCGCCGCATCCCGCAGGACGGGCGCTTCAAGGCGATGTACGCGGGACGCGAAATCGATTTCCGCGTGTCGATCATGCCGAATCAGTTCGGCGAGGATGCCGTGTTGCGGATTCTCGACCGCTATCAGCTCTCCCAGGCGTCGGGCGGCCTGACGCTCGAGGCGCTCGGGTTCCAGCCGGCCGACACGCGCTTCATGCGCTCGGTCGCGTCGATGCCGTACGGCATGCTGCTCGTCACGGGGCCGACCGGCAGCGGCAAGACCACGACGCTTTACGCGATCCTCACCGAAATCAACAACGGGCTCGAGAAGATCGTGACGATCGAGGATCCGGTCGAGTACCAGCTGGGCGAGATCCTGCAGATTCCGGTCAACGAGGCGAAGGGCCTGACGTTCGCGCGCGGCTTGCGTTCGATCCTGCGGCACGACCCGGACAAGATCATGGTCGGCGAGATCCGCGATCCCGAAACCGCACAGATCGCGGTGCAGGCGGCGCTGACCGGCCACCAGGTATTTACCACCGTGCACGCGAACAACGTGTTCGACGTGATCGGCCGCTTCACGAACATGGAGGTCGATCCGTACAGCTTCGTATCGGCGCTGAACGGCGTCATCGCGCAGCGGCTGCTGCGCCAGTGCTGCACGGACTGTCTCGACGAGGACACGGTGGACGCGGATGCGCTCGCCCGTTCGGGCATCGACCCGGATACGGCCGGCAGCTACCTGTTTCGACGCGGCACCGGGTGCGCGATGTGCCGCGGCAGCGGCTATCGCGGCCGGCGGGCGATCGCGGAGGCGCTGCGCATGAACGACGAACTGCGGCAACTGTTGTCCGAGCGCGCGCCGCTCGGGCACATCAAGGCCGCGGCGCTGCGCTACGGGATGACGACGTTGCGCGCGTCGGCGCTCGACCTGGTCAGGCGCGGCGAAACGACGCTCGAGGAGATCAATCGTGTCACCATGGTCGAATGA